One window of the Syntrophorhabdus sp. genome contains the following:
- a CDS encoding ammonia-forming cytochrome c nitrite reductase subunit c552: GISCPDCHMPYMREKGRKYSSHWVTSPMKHVDASCRRCHPEEAKWILNRVKATQKSVWELQHTAGTTVAKAHEAVARAASLAETNKAELERAKEHLRKAQWYWDFVAAENSMGFHNPALCLNILGQSIDLAHKAREAAGKAAGSIP; encoded by the coding sequence GGCATATCCTGCCCCGATTGCCACATGCCTTACATGCGGGAGAAAGGCAGGAAGTACAGCTCCCATTGGGTGACAAGCCCCATGAAACACGTCGACGCGTCCTGCCGGCGATGCCACCCCGAAGAGGCGAAATGGATCCTCAATCGCGTGAAGGCAACACAGAAGAGCGTCTGGGAACTGCAGCACACCGCTGGTACAACGGTCGCGAAGGCCCACGAGGCCGTGGCCAGGGCGGCCTCTCTGGCCGAAACGAACAAGGCGGAGTTGGAGAGGGCGAAGGAACACCTTAGAAAAGCACAGTGGTACTGGGATTTTGTCGCCGCCGAGAACAGCATGGGTTTCCACAACCCGGCCCTGTGCCTCAACATCCTCGGCCAGTCCATCGATCTCGCCCACAAAGCGAGGGAGGCGGC